TCTCACAATGAGAATTTTATAATCTTCATGCATCGACGGCAGTGGCAAGGTTAAAATCGTTAACTGGGATTTGAAATCTTTTCATTAAAGTGGATTTGGCAGTGTTCAAGATGACGATTTAGTGAAATTGAGTTATAGTTTACCGTAAATTAAAAACATCTGGTTAATGTCAGAATGTTCTACCCATTTGGAGTAATCAACCAAAAAACCCCGCCAAATCTATGATTTAGCGGGGTTATTGTGACTCGGCTGAGGTTCGAACTCAGGACCCTCTCCTTAAAAGGGAGATGCTCTACCAGCTGAGCTACCGAATCGTCCATTTAAGGAGTGCAAATATAATTGCAATTCTCAAATATCTATAACGTTGTGATAACTTTTTGTATCTTATTTTTCAGTTCACAGTATTACTAATAGATAGAACGAGTATTAATCTAAAAAAGTGACATTATGAGAATATTTTTAATGGGGTACATGGGAAGTGGTAAGTCGACGATTGGTAAGCAGTTAGCTAGGAAGTTGAAGATGGATTTCGTAGACATGGACGATTATATTGAAGAAAAAGAAGGGGAATCAATTCCAGAATTATTCAAGTCGAAAGGGGAACAATATTTTCGAGAAAAGGAAAATCAATCCTTAAAAGAGTTATGCGAATTAGAGAAAACAGTTATTTCATTAGGCGGAGGAGCGCCTTGTACAGATCAGAATCTCGAATTAATTAAAACGTCTGGAAGAAGTGTTTATTTGAAAATGTCTATTCCTGCTCTTATAAATAGATTGTCAAATGGGAAAGAAAGCCGTCCTTTAATAAAGGGAAAAACGGATGATGACTTGAAGTCTTACATTGCTATTAACTTGGGCATTCGAGAAGAATATTACAACCAAGCAGATGTAATTATATCCGGTGAGAACTTCGATATAGAAGACTTATCGTTAAAATTGAGTTATATCGAACCAGCTTTACTTTAAGTAAACACCACTAGTTTTTTTTGAAAAATCTACTGAAACGTGCTCTTGTAGTGTAGTGGAAAGGTGCATGCCTAAATAATCTACACTTACAGGGTATCGTCTATGTTCGCGATCTATTAACGCTACAGTTCGTAGCTTTTTTAAATGAACTCCCAAGAAAAATTTTGTCGCATAAATTAAAGTCTTACCACTTTTAACAACATCGTCCACAATTATAACGACTTTATCCTTGAGTTTTTCTTCTTTCATTTCTAAAGAACAACCATTTTCCATAGGGTCTTTCTTGTCAATTTGAAGTTCGACAAGAATAATATTGAAAGGACTGATTTCTTCTAGTTGTGCGACAAGTAGTTCTGCCAAAATATAACCTCTTTTGGCAATTCCTGCTACG
This genomic stretch from Flavobacteriales bacterium harbors:
- a CDS encoding shikimate kinase, whose translation is MRIFLMGYMGSGKSTIGKQLARKLKMDFVDMDDYIEEKEGESIPELFKSKGEQYFREKENQSLKELCELEKTVISLGGGAPCTDQNLELIKTSGRSVYLKMSIPALINRLSNGKESRPLIKGKTDDDLKSYIAINLGIREEYYNQADVIISGENFDIEDLSLKLSYIEPALL
- a CDS encoding phosphoribosyltransferase, with the translated sequence MAQEKTLILTLDQINQKIKRIAYEIYENNFDEKEIIVAGIAKRGYILAELLVAQLEEISPFNIILVELQIDKKDPMENGCSLEMKEEKLKDKVVIIVDDVVKSGKTLIYATKFFLGVHLKKLRTVALIDREHRRYPVSVDYLGMHLSTTLQEHVSVDFSKKTSGVYLK